From Acidobacteriota bacterium, a single genomic window includes:
- the rplN gene encoding 50S ribosomal protein L14 — MIQMQTSLAVADNSGAKRVVMIMPIGGSTGKIARLGDKIKVTVKEASPDGTAKKGKVYNAVIVRTRKEVRRKDGTYIRFDENAAVLIKDDGTPIGTRVFGPVARELREKNFMKIVSLAPEVI; from the coding sequence ATGATTCAAATGCAGACCTCTTTGGCGGTCGCAGACAATTCGGGAGCCAAGCGCGTGGTGATGATCATGCCGATTGGCGGTTCAACGGGCAAGATCGCTCGTCTTGGCGACAAGATCAAAGTCACGGTGAAGGAAGCTTCGCCCGACGGAACGGCCAAGAAGGGTAAGGTCTACAACGCGGTCATCGTCAGAACGCGAAAGGAAGTTCGCCGCAAGGACGGAACGTATATCCGGTTTGACGAAAACGCGGCCGTCCTCATCAAGGATGACGGCACGCCGATCGGAACCCGTGTTTTCGGACCTGTTGCCCGCGAACTTCGCGAGAAGAACTTTATGAAGATCGTTTCACTCGCGCCGGAGGTGATTTAA